A DNA window from Bdellovibrionota bacterium contains the following coding sequences:
- a CDS encoding alpha/beta hydrolase, giving the protein MLRFSPRIGFKSPCFYNRPLRNRLHRITSPALVIWGEKDNFVPRSHGETYAKLIPNCSELKIIPGAGHSVIVEKPDETAKLVVDFLNQAGPV; this is encoded by the coding sequence ATGCTGCGCTTCAGCCCGCGCATCGGTTTCAAATCGCCCTGTTTCTACAACCGCCCGCTCAGAAACCGCCTGCACCGCATCACTTCCCCGGCGCTCGTCATCTGGGGGGAGAAAGATAACTTCGTGCCGCGCTCCCACGGCGAGACCTACGCCAAGCTGATTCCCAATTGCAGCGAATTAAAAATCATCCCCGGCGCCGGCCACAGTGTGATCGTGGAGAAACCGGACGAGACTGCGAAACTGGTCGTCGATTTCCTAAATCAAGCGGGGCCAGTCTGA